Proteins from one Desulfuribacillus alkaliarsenatis genomic window:
- a CDS encoding type II toxin-antitoxin system RelE/ParE family toxin → MSFKVVYTEESEQDLVNVYSYIAMDLLVPETAKNQTNRIMKAIKDLDSLPFRYKLYQDEPYHSKGLRVIPVDKYLVFYIVIEEEKTVAIIRIMYAGRNIDLQLSNTKI, encoded by the coding sequence ATGAGTTTTAAAGTTGTTTATACTGAAGAATCAGAGCAGGATCTTGTTAATGTCTATAGTTACATTGCAATGGATTTACTAGTGCCAGAAACTGCGAAAAATCAAACCAATAGAATTATGAAAGCAATTAAGGATCTAGATTCATTGCCCTTTCGGTATAAACTCTATCAAGATGAACCGTACCATAGTAAGGGTTTAAGAGTTATTCCAGTTGATAAATATCTTGTGTTTTATATAGTCATTGAAGAAGAAAAGACGGTCGCAATAATAAGAATAATGTATGCTGGACGGAATATAGACTTGCAATTGTCAAATACAAAAATATAG
- a CDS encoding virulence RhuM family protein has protein sequence MVKKNEITIRSSAAEYLTFVASTGENQDNFEIRYEDENIWLTQKIMAVLYGVSISAINQHLKKIFDDGELVEDSVIKKYLITADDGKQYKTKHYNLQAIIAVGFKVNNDCAVRFRKWSGQIVKDYTIQGWTMDKERLKKGHMFTDEYFERQLQNIREIRLSERKFYQKITDLYATAFDYDKDANTTRRFFQTVQNKMHWAVHRHTAAELIVERADAEKENMGLTTWESAPDGKIVKADVSIAKNYLNDKEMTYMERIVSLYLDYAELQAERQIPMSMEDWAKRLDGFMEFNGNEILTDIGKVSAEQAKLHAETQFEKYRIVQDRLFMSDYDKFLLKFEEQTKKK, from the coding sequence ATGGTAAAGAAAAATGAGATTACAATCCGTAGTTCTGCCGCTGAGTATCTGACTTTTGTTGCTTCAACGGGAGAAAACCAGGACAACTTTGAAATACGATATGAAGATGAAAATATATGGCTGACACAGAAAATAATGGCTGTATTATATGGTGTTTCGATATCTGCAATCAACCAACATCTAAAAAAGATATTTGATGATGGTGAGTTGGTGGAGGATTCAGTTATTAAGAAATACTTAATAACTGCCGATGATGGGAAGCAGTACAAGACAAAACACTACAATTTGCAAGCAATTATTGCCGTTGGATTTAAAGTGAACAATGATTGTGCAGTTCGTTTTCGAAAATGGTCGGGTCAAATTGTCAAGGATTATACCATTCAAGGCTGGACAATGGATAAGGAACGTCTGAAAAAAGGACATATGTTCACCGATGAATATTTTGAGCGACAATTGCAAAATATTCGTGAAATACGCCTTTCTGAGCGTAAATTCTATCAAAAAATAACAGACTTGTATGCCACCGCCTTTGATTATGATAAGGATGCAAACACAACCAGGCGTTTTTTTCAGACAGTTCAAAATAAGATGCATTGGGCTGTGCACAGACATACTGCAGCAGAGCTAATTGTTGAACGTGCGGATGCAGAAAAAGAAAACATGGGCTTGACTACTTGGGAATCAGCTCCAGATGGAAAAATCGTAAAAGCGGATGTATCGATTGCTAAAAACTATTTAAACGATAAAGAAATGACCTACATGGAGAGAATTGTATCGCTCTATCTTGATTACGCAGAGCTACAGGCTGAACGTCAGATTCCAATGAGTATGGAGGATTGGGCTAAACGACTGGATGGTTTTATGGAGTTTAATGGTAATGAGATATTGACAGATATAGGGAAGGTTAGTGCAGAACAAGCCAAGCTTCATGCGGAAACTCAATTTGAAAAGTATCGTATTGTGCAAGATAGATTGTTTATGTCTGATTACGATAAGTTCTTGCTTAAGTTTGAAGAGCAGACAAAAAAGAAATAA
- a CDS encoding DUF3048 domain-containing protein: protein MKIREIKTITIVLIVLISAIAGLYSVSFGNEQVQERIDNTRTQITEIEQIIKAMNEDIKAREARLLEIEDELAKSEQQLIQSEINLAGAEERIGEKSLVYGDRLRSAYMTGGLSYLEMLLSADNIGDLIIRTAYIKRILNKDAEIVAAYSEEYENLSEQRAIYAEQHQGIENMRFEMQAQAQNLTAQRKEQDELLKRARDQLTFDLEGITPQAEREPIYGVVIDNASPARPQHGLSQASVVYEYEVEGRITRYLTLFSTLPKKVGPVRSAREHSIMLAMENNTHYIYTSAGTDVLRLIDAWNVDGTNALYSRSSSFFRDSSRRAPHNFYVDLSTFGAVEQSSDVVIRPAYLSRQGTDVNTVSLQYSNNLRIKYEYDTRQRAYRRFVNDQGHNDAEGKRIMARNIIIQYVPHKTDLVGRPTPDIVGSGTIDYYALGQHFKGTWRKDDKESLTRFFYEDGTEIERIYGQTWVQIVRPN, encoded by the coding sequence ATGAAAATTCGCGAGATAAAAACCATTACGATCGTTCTTATAGTATTGATTTCAGCTATAGCAGGTCTTTACAGCGTTTCTTTCGGAAATGAACAAGTCCAAGAGAGAATAGACAACACCCGAACACAGATTACAGAAATCGAGCAAATTATTAAAGCAATGAATGAAGATATTAAAGCTAGGGAAGCTCGTTTGTTAGAGATAGAGGACGAACTAGCTAAATCAGAACAGCAACTTATCCAGTCAGAAATCAATTTGGCTGGAGCAGAGGAACGTATTGGCGAAAAAAGCCTAGTATATGGCGATAGGCTACGTAGTGCATATATGACAGGCGGTCTGTCGTATCTGGAGATGCTGCTGTCTGCTGATAATATTGGAGATCTGATTATACGCACAGCCTATATCAAACGCATACTGAACAAGGACGCAGAAATAGTTGCTGCTTACAGCGAGGAATACGAAAATCTATCAGAGCAAAGAGCTATATATGCCGAGCAACACCAAGGAATCGAAAATATGCGCTTTGAAATGCAGGCACAAGCGCAGAATCTGACGGCACAGCGCAAAGAACAGGACGAACTATTGAAACGTGCACGTGACCAGTTGACTTTTGATTTGGAGGGAATAACACCCCAGGCAGAACGTGAGCCAATCTACGGTGTCGTAATTGATAATGCAAGCCCAGCTCGGCCGCAGCATGGTCTGTCCCAGGCCTCAGTGGTTTATGAATATGAAGTGGAAGGAAGAATAACGCGCTACCTTACACTATTTTCCACACTACCCAAGAAAGTAGGCCCTGTCCGTAGTGCCAGGGAGCATAGTATTATGCTGGCTATGGAAAACAATACACACTATATCTATACCAGCGCCGGTACTGACGTGCTTAGGTTAATCGATGCTTGGAATGTGGATGGAACGAATGCCCTTTATTCACGTAGTTCAAGCTTTTTCCGTGACTCATCACGCAGGGCACCACATAATTTCTATGTAGACTTGTCTACCTTTGGAGCGGTTGAACAATCGAGTGATGTAGTAATTCGGCCAGCATACCTAAGTAGACAAGGAACTGATGTTAACACGGTATCTTTACAATATAGTAATAATTTGCGCATTAAATATGAGTATGACACAAGACAGCGTGCATACCGTCGTTTTGTTAACGACCAGGGGCACAATGATGCCGAGGGCAAGAGAATCATGGCTCGAAATATCATTATTCAGTATGTGCCACACAAAACAGACTTAGTAGGGCGGCCTACCCCAGATATAGTTGGTTCAGGTACGATTGACTATTATGCGCTGGGACAGCATTTCAAGGGAACATGGCGTAAGGATGACAAAGAGTCTTTGACTCGCTTCTTCTACGAAGACGGTACCGAAATAGAGCGTATTTACGGCCAAACATGGGTCCAAATTGTCAGACCAAATTAA
- a CDS encoding 4Fe-4S dicluster domain-containing protein: MVRMARLIDVTRCTACRGCQVTCKDWNQLPGEIGEFTGSYQSHMDNSPLRWTMIKFFEEEKSNGDVQWVFRKHSCNHCGDPGCLKACPNNALAKSELGAVYRIEENCIGCGYCVPFCPFDIPKIDEVNEKMKKCTFCIDRIANDLRPACEKTCMPGAIMYGSWDEMSALADKRLEAAQKRFPNAQIYGKNELGGLGNIYVLPDGPQNYELPVNPTLAPTLGMWKDIVQPFGNLAIAATLIGTGLAFLFTRRKAFVNVESSKLAEGGYHDEQKNDRAL; this comes from the coding sequence ATGGTAAGAATGGCGAGGCTAATCGATGTGACACGCTGTACGGCGTGTCGTGGTTGTCAAGTAACTTGTAAAGACTGGAATCAGCTACCAGGCGAAATTGGTGAATTCACTGGTTCCTATCAATCTCATATGGATAATTCACCTCTACGTTGGACGATGATAAAGTTTTTTGAGGAAGAAAAAAGCAACGGAGATGTGCAGTGGGTTTTTCGTAAACATAGCTGTAATCACTGTGGCGATCCAGGCTGTCTTAAGGCCTGTCCTAATAATGCGTTAGCTAAATCGGAGCTAGGTGCGGTATATCGTATCGAGGAAAACTGTATCGGCTGTGGGTATTGTGTTCCATTCTGCCCGTTCGATATTCCGAAAATTGATGAAGTAAATGAGAAAATGAAGAAGTGCACCTTCTGTATTGACAGAATAGCAAATGATTTGCGCCCTGCCTGTGAAAAGACATGTATGCCTGGAGCAATTATGTATGGTTCGTGGGATGAGATGTCGGCTTTAGCAGATAAGCGATTAGAAGCTGCGCAGAAACGCTTCCCTAATGCGCAGATTTACGGTAAAAACGAACTAGGAGGCTTAGGTAACATATACGTATTACCTGATGGGCCACAGAACTATGAATTACCAGTTAACCCAACATTAGCTCCGACACTCGGTATGTGGAAAGATATTGTTCAACCGTTTGGTAATTTAGCAATTGCTGCAACTCTCATAGGAACAGGATTAGCATTCTTATTCACACGCCGCAAGGCTTTCGTGAATGTAGAGAGTTCTAAGCTGGCGGAAGGAGGATATCACGATGAGCAAAAAAATGATAGAGCGCTTTAG
- a CDS encoding DNA methyltransferase, which produces MSYLYILNYPIYEKELCELEIYRLFKQKTYNKYVFSDVDLEDGKSVFIKYKLKILDSQQRFDELLRSISNRGYIYYNFKMLYLKHAENDVEYQNSFKKIREVCMHIKGSANIKKPELILGITKIKDVWYFGETWTHNQSWQKHINKPHSYSMSLSARFAKVIINIASENDKHKRLVDPCCGVGTTLLEAAKMGVLIDGYEINKEVARKANKNLQFYGYDLKVQQQDMLDIDKQYDTAILDIPYGVYSSVDSKEQYMLIRKCHLIADELILIAFEDMSEMLIAANFVIESAICVTKAKFKRYVYLAKKPTKVTKHLTNI; this is translated from the coding sequence ATGAGCTATTTATACATTTTGAATTATCCAATCTATGAAAAAGAATTATGTGAGTTAGAAATTTATAGATTATTCAAGCAGAAAACATATAATAAATATGTATTTTCAGATGTTGATTTGGAGGATGGGAAAAGTGTATTTATAAAATATAAATTAAAAATTTTGGACAGCCAGCAAAGATTTGATGAATTGCTTAGAAGTATTAGTAACAGAGGGTACATTTATTATAACTTCAAGATGCTTTACTTAAAGCACGCTGAAAATGATGTAGAATATCAAAATTCATTTAAGAAGATCCGTGAAGTTTGCATGCATATAAAAGGTAGCGCAAATATCAAAAAGCCTGAATTAATCCTAGGGATAACGAAGATTAAAGACGTTTGGTATTTCGGAGAGACATGGACACATAATCAAAGCTGGCAGAAGCATATAAATAAGCCACACAGCTATTCTATGTCTTTAAGTGCGCGCTTTGCTAAAGTAATTATCAATATAGCTAGTGAGAACGATAAGCATAAAAGGCTTGTTGATCCTTGCTGTGGTGTAGGAACTACGTTGTTAGAAGCAGCGAAAATGGGTGTCTTAATCGATGGCTACGAAATAAATAAAGAAGTAGCGCGCAAGGCAAACAAGAACCTGCAATTTTATGGGTATGATTTAAAAGTACAGCAACAAGACATGCTTGATATAGATAAGCAGTACGATACGGCAATTTTGGATATACCGTATGGCGTGTACAGTTCCGTCGATAGCAAAGAACAATATATGCTAATTCGCAAATGCCACTTAATTGCTGATGAACTAATCCTAATTGCTTTTGAAGACATGAGTGAAATGTTAATTGCAGCTAATTTTGTAATAGAAAGTGCTATCTGTGTGACAAAAGCAAAATTCAAACGGTACGTATACTTAGCCAAGAAACCAACTAAAGTTACAAAACATTTGACCAACATTTAA
- the ftsX gene encoding permease-like cell division protein FtsX, translated as MNINAFKYCLRQSFISLRRNIWLATVTAGIIAISLVILGGFLLLAVNADQVLRDIETNVEVAVFLEDGTSPSSIEALLSNHHLVHSFVFVSKAEGLEEFGHKMGDRVLLAGMDGENNPLPDMFRVKVISADEVATLAADARLFPGVEMVDYGEELVGQLLQATNWLKNLLIGISSMLALAAIFLIVTTIRLSVMARQDEVGIMKYLGASNGFIRFPFLLEGMVMGWTGTLVAIAVLGAAYSRFTASLQQDAMIVFIQPVTDIERLLPIFVGLLLLGTLMGGLGSLISVRKFLRV; from the coding sequence ATGAACATAAATGCATTTAAATATTGCTTGCGTCAAAGCTTTATTTCCCTGCGTAGAAATATCTGGTTAGCCACTGTTACCGCTGGTATTATCGCTATTTCCTTGGTAATCCTGGGTGGCTTTTTGCTCCTCGCTGTAAACGCCGATCAAGTACTGCGCGATATAGAAACCAATGTGGAGGTTGCAGTTTTCCTAGAAGATGGTACTAGTCCCAGTTCAATTGAAGCATTATTGAGTAATCACCATTTAGTACATAGCTTTGTTTTTGTTTCTAAAGCGGAAGGACTGGAAGAATTCGGCCATAAAATGGGTGACCGTGTTTTACTGGCTGGAATGGATGGTGAAAATAATCCTCTGCCAGACATGTTTCGTGTCAAGGTCATAAGTGCCGATGAAGTAGCTACACTTGCCGCGGATGCTCGCCTGTTTCCTGGAGTGGAAATGGTTGATTACGGAGAAGAATTGGTTGGGCAGTTGCTTCAGGCAACCAATTGGTTGAAAAATTTGCTGATAGGTATAAGTAGCATGCTGGCTTTGGCAGCTATCTTTCTAATTGTAACCACAATCCGCTTATCCGTTATGGCACGTCAGGATGAAGTAGGGATTATGAAATATTTAGGTGCCAGTAACGGCTTTATCCGTTTCCCGTTTTTGCTGGAAGGAATGGTTATGGGATGGACTGGAACGCTGGTTGCAATAGCTGTACTTGGTGCGGCATATTCTCGCTTTACTGCTTCCCTACAACAGGATGCAATGATTGTATTTATCCAACCAGTGACGGATATAGAAAGGCTGTTGCCTATATTTGTCGGACTGTTGCTACTGGGGACACTAATGGGCGGGCTTGGCAGTTTAATATCTGTCCGTAAGTTCCTGCGTGTGTAA
- the ftsE gene encoding cell division ATP-binding protein FtsE, with amino-acid sequence MIDFKQASKLYSNRTQPAVSNISLQVDRGEFVFFVGPSGAGKSTLIKLIFREQALTSGEIKIEGRDLSILKESELLSHRRKIGMVFQDYRLLKQKTVYENVAFALEVIGRSPEEIRSKVPAVLAEVGLAGKEKAFPTELSGGEQQRVGIARAIVKDPLIILADEPTGNLDRDNAWQIMELFEAINRRGTTVIIATHALDMVEHMKKRVVALENGLIIRDERQGSYSYEHKCI; translated from the coding sequence TTGATTGATTTTAAGCAAGCATCGAAACTTTATTCAAACCGCACACAACCTGCCGTATCAAATATATCTTTGCAAGTGGACCGCGGCGAATTTGTTTTTTTTGTTGGTCCAAGCGGCGCAGGAAAAAGCACACTTATAAAGCTGATATTCCGCGAACAAGCTCTCACTTCAGGAGAAATCAAAATTGAAGGCCGAGATTTGTCGATATTAAAGGAAAGTGAACTTCTCAGCCACAGAAGAAAGATTGGCATGGTGTTTCAGGATTACCGACTGCTCAAGCAGAAAACCGTATATGAAAATGTGGCATTTGCCTTAGAAGTTATAGGCCGCTCTCCCGAGGAAATTCGGAGTAAAGTGCCTGCCGTACTTGCAGAGGTAGGTTTGGCAGGGAAAGAGAAAGCATTCCCAACTGAGCTATCTGGTGGAGAGCAACAAAGGGTTGGTATAGCTAGGGCTATTGTAAAAGATCCCTTGATAATTCTCGCCGACGAGCCTACAGGTAACTTAGACCGAGATAATGCTTGGCAGATCATGGAGCTTTTTGAAGCTATTAATCGTAGAGGCACCACAGTAATAATAGCTACCCATGCCTTAGATATGGTTGAACATATGAAAAAAAGGGTTGTTGCTTTAGAAAACGGTCTTATAATTCGCGACGAAAGGCAGGGGAGCTATAGTTATGAACATAAATGCATTTAA
- a CDS encoding type II toxin-antitoxin system RelB/DinJ family antitoxin gives MAKTTSIFARVEPEIKEQAEMVLNKLGIPMSSAVNIFLRQVVIQNGLPFDVKITHNKTLAFEDLTTEEFHYEIEKGFSDLRSGRVVSAEKVAERITKEYGHEF, from the coding sequence ATGGCTAAAACTACAAGTATTTTTGCTCGTGTTGAGCCAGAAATAAAAGAACAAGCAGAAATGGTGTTAAATAAATTGGGCATACCAATGTCAAGTGCTGTTAATATTTTTTTAAGACAGGTTGTTATACAAAATGGACTACCATTTGATGTTAAAATTACTCATAATAAAACCCTTGCATTTGAGGATTTAACAACTGAAGAGTTTCACTATGAAATTGAAAAAGGTTTTAGTGATTTAAGGTCAGGTAGGGTTGTATCTGCAGAGAAGGTGGCTGAGCGAATCACTAAGGAATATGGGCATGAGTTTTAA
- a CDS encoding rhomboid family intramembrane serine protease: MGKNLAKYKTVLQDAPITIAIIAINIAIYIALNTIPNLANQLLLDTELKMIQQKPWTLVTVFFSQQLHIHLLLNMGLLFVFGRELEKNIGSVALLSTYMVCGILGSLTFPFFAPIIDWTGGSVVGASAAVWGVVAAVAVLLPNIKFGGYAAKYWTLALFVGNAIIFIMNPDISIGAAAHVAGIIAGLVCGYWLKRYQY; the protein is encoded by the coding sequence ATGGGAAAAAACTTAGCTAAGTATAAAACGGTTTTGCAAGACGCCCCAATAACTATTGCAATCATCGCAATTAACATAGCAATTTATATTGCCCTAAATACAATTCCCAATCTAGCAAATCAGTTATTACTTGATACTGAACTAAAGATGATACAACAGAAGCCTTGGACTTTGGTAACAGTATTTTTTTCGCAGCAACTCCATATTCACCTGCTGCTTAACATGGGTTTACTTTTTGTTTTTGGGAGGGAGCTAGAGAAGAATATTGGATCAGTCGCTCTTTTGTCTACATATATGGTATGTGGAATATTAGGTAGTCTAACGTTTCCGTTCTTTGCTCCTATAATCGACTGGACTGGCGGGTCAGTGGTTGGGGCTTCTGCAGCAGTTTGGGGGGTAGTTGCTGCGGTTGCAGTGCTTTTACCAAACATAAAGTTTGGGGGATACGCAGCAAAATATTGGACTCTAGCATTATTTGTTGGTAATGCAATTATATTCATTATGAATCCAGATATCTCAATAGGAGCCGCTGCTCATGTTGCAGGGATAATAGCTGGGCTGGTGTGTGGGTATTGGTTAAAAAGGTACCAATATTAA
- a CDS encoding helix-turn-helix domain-containing protein: MKSKIKALIHPIRMRIMQTLLDGKKMTAGEIAEKLEDIPQASLYRHINALLKEEILTVVSENKIRGTVEKVFSKSATLESSMAKELDEASREDHFNYFFSFLMGLLGEYEEYLQEENIDFEKDGVSFRQCTVYLSDEEFMELMMGIGEKLFAAMKKEPGENRRLRTIANIVIPSKKYNEKG, translated from the coding sequence ATGAAATCAAAAATCAAAGCATTGATCCATCCAATCCGGATGAGAATTATGCAGACCTTATTGGATGGTAAAAAGATGACGGCCGGTGAGATTGCAGAGAAGCTAGAGGACATTCCCCAGGCAAGCCTCTATCGCCACATCAACGCCCTCTTAAAGGAAGAGATTCTTACCGTGGTCAGCGAAAACAAGATTCGAGGTACTGTAGAGAAAGTCTTTTCTAAGTCTGCAACATTGGAAAGTTCAATGGCAAAGGAACTTGATGAAGCCTCCAGGGAGGACCACTTCAACTATTTTTTCAGTTTTCTAATGGGCTTGCTTGGAGAATATGAGGAATATCTGCAGGAAGAGAATATCGATTTTGAAAAGGACGGAGTAAGTTTCAGACAGTGCACTGTGTACCTCAGTGATGAGGAATTTATGGAATTAATGATGGGCATAGGAGAAAAACTGTTTGCAGCAATGAAAAAAGAGCCAGGGGAGAATCGGAGGCTTAGAACCATTGCGAATATCGTGATTCCCTCAAAAAAGTACAATGAGAAAGGATAG
- a CDS encoding formate dehydrogenase subunit gamma, with product MSKKMIERFSPAVRVAHWMYAISFITLAITGYMLFGTKLDWMAPMFGGIEGAMVVHRVAGVFLIAAIVLPLLMRPKDVFAWLGESIKITSADIGFLKTFPHKLLGIKKEIPPQGFYNGGEKINSLIQVVSGLVLITTGLIMWLSGPGTIAPLLHATFFVIATCGAIGHIYLALLNPVSNESINAMLHGKVSEKYMIENHGQWYNDVYKAEKN from the coding sequence ATGAGCAAAAAAATGATAGAGCGCTTTAGTCCAGCGGTACGCGTAGCGCACTGGATGTACGCAATCAGCTTTATAACCTTAGCAATCACAGGTTACATGCTTTTTGGTACAAAACTTGACTGGATGGCACCGATGTTTGGCGGTATCGAGGGCGCGATGGTAGTACACAGGGTAGCAGGTGTGTTTTTAATCGCAGCTATCGTATTACCTTTGCTAATGAGACCTAAAGACGTATTTGCTTGGTTAGGTGAGTCAATAAAAATCACCAGCGCAGACATCGGATTTCTGAAAACATTCCCGCACAAATTATTAGGTATTAAAAAAGAAATACCACCACAAGGTTTTTACAACGGCGGGGAAAAAATCAACTCATTAATCCAAGTAGTAAGTGGACTTGTATTGATTACAACTGGTTTAATCATGTGGTTAAGCGGTCCTGGAACAATCGCACCATTACTCCACGCGACATTCTTTGTAATCGCTACATGTGGAGCGATTGGACATATTTACTTGGCATTACTTAACCCAGTATCTAATGAATCAATTAATGCAATGCTACATGGTAAAGTTTCTGAGAAATATATGATAGAGAACCACGGCCAGTGGTACAATGATGTTTATAAAGCAGAGAAGAACTAA